A stretch of DNA from Cerasicoccus sp. TK19100:
TCGAGAGTGGACCGGCCATAGGCTTCGCTGTAGCGCAGGTCGTCATAAGTCGGAACCGGGGCGGACTTTGCGTTGCAAAGTAAACCTGCGAAAAGCGCTGCGCTGGCGATGAGTCTTTTCATGTGAAGTGTATTTATCACTTCGCACAGAGTTTTTACGCTGTCGAGCTAGCTGAGATATGGAGTGCGCCAGCCCTCTGGCTTGCGTGAGCGGATGAAGCAACGATAAACAGAATCTGTTGCTGCACATTTCAATTCTCTTGTCGTTTGAAAATACGAAAGCGCCAGAGGGCTGGCGCACTCCAAACTTTGGCAAACGGTCCGGTTGCCTACTTCTTGTTGTCCGCGGCGAAGATGGTGATGTCGGCGGAGTCGATGCCGGTGATTTGCTGGGCTCGCTTCAGGGCGTCGCGGGTGGAGACGTTGGGATTGCCCGGACTGTAGCGGAAGAAGTTTTCCTCGCCCAAAAGTGTCATGAGTTCGGATTGCCGGAAGACGCGCTCGATGTCCTCATGCGCGCCGCTGACGAGAATTTCGCAGCCCTTGTCTCGCGCGAGGGTGATGAGCTGTTGCAGGCTCATGGCGACGGTGGCGTCGAGGTGGTAGGCATTGCGCAGGCGCAGGATGATCGCCTTTTGCGTGGGGTGTTCGGCGAGGCGTCGCACCTGCTCCAGGAAGAGATCGCTGGAGGCAAAAAAGAGGTCGCCCTCCACGTGGACAATGGCGATTTCCGGCCGGTCGTGCTGGCTGTCTTTTTCGATAAGCTCGCCGGATTCAGCAAAGGAAATTTCTTTCAGGTCGGGGCGGGCAGCCTTACGGATAAAGAACATCATCGAGGCGGCGGCACCGAGGTAAATAGCGGTATCCAGCGGTAGTATAAGGCCTCCGACGAAGGTCGCCAGGAAGACGGCGGCATCGCTCTTGGTCGTCTTGAGCATCAGCTTGATGTGGTCGCGGTTGATCAGCGAAATGCCCACCGTGATGACGAGCGCCGCCAGCGCCGGGCGCGGGATATACTGGATCATGCCACCCAGCAGAAATAGCCCGCCGATGAGCAGCGCGCCGCTGAAGATGCTGGACATCGCCGTCTTTGCGCCGGACTTGTAGTTGAGCACGGATCGGGTCAGCGAGCCCGACACCGTCATACCCGAACCAAAGGCGCACACCATGTTGGCCGCGCCCATACTGAGCATTTGCTGGTTGAGGTCGATGCGGTCACCGGCCTGCGCGGCGAGTGTCTTGGCGATGGACGAACTTTCCAGCAGCGACAGAAACGCGATCGCCATCGCGGCGTTGGCGAGGATGTTGAGCTCATTCCAGTTGAAGTGCGGCACCGATAGCGGCCAGTCCGAGGCGTTGACCGGAGCCAGCATTTCCACGCCGAGCCCTGCGGGCTTAAGCGCCGCCGTGAGCCCGCCCATGATGACGAGCGTCACCGCGACGGTCGGCAGGCCGGAAATTTTCTTTTTCACCGTTTTGGCGAGCGTGTAGTAGATGACAAGCGTGAGCACACCGACGCCGATGGCGTGCCAGTTAGTCGTGGACGCCCAGTCTGCCTCGACGAGGCCAATGGCAAAGTTCCACATCGATTCGGCGAACGTCCCCGCTCGCGGCACGTGGAGGCCGAACACCGTCTTGAGCTGGTTGACGATGATCAGGCAGGCCGCCGCCGAAATATAGCCAATGACCACCGCGCGCGAAATGTACTGCGTGATCGTGGCCACCTTGAAAAACGAGCCGATGATCATGAAGGCACCCACGAGTATCAGCAAAAACGGGAGGGCAATGACTGACTGCGCTGGAGTGTAGCCGAGTGTGAGAAATGTCGACAGCAGCATGACCGCGGTGGCGTTCGTCGGCCCAAGCATCACGAAGCGCGAGCTGGCGAGAAGCGGCCCGGTGATTGACGCGAGCGATGAGCAGAAGATGCCGATCTGCACCGGCAGGCCCGCGATCAGCGCATAGGCCATGCCCTGGGGGAAGTCCAGCAGCGCGACGTTCACAGCGGCACCGAGGTCGGCCTTGGCCTTCTTCAAGTTATACTCGCGCAGCGTTTTACGCAGCGGAAACAAATCTAACCCCCGGGAGCGCCACCATTGACGAATGTCGATCATTGGTTCAGATTGAGGACCTCTGCCGTAGTGGGCACAAGCGCGAAATTTATCCGATAAGCGAATCTATTAAACTATTCGCTTTGACATTAGTAACGCTGACGCCACGATGGCAGATGCTTGCCGCTTTCAACGAAACCACGACGATCATGCCCACACCGGAATTTCACTATCAGGACGTCCTGCCGCTTGGCGAGGACCCGACTCAATACCGCCTGCTGACCAAGGAAGGCGTTTCTGTTGCCGAATTTGACGGCAAGGAAGTGCTGAAGGTCACTCCCGAGGCCCTGACGTTCCTCGCGCGCGAGGCCTTTAAGGATATCTCGTTCAAGCTGCGCCCGGCGCACCTTCAGCAGGTGGCCGCGATTCTTGATGACGAGGAAGCCAGCGAAAACGACCGCATGGTGGCGCTCACCCTGCTGCGCAACGCCGAGGTGGCCGCGCACGGTATTTTGCCGTTCTGTCAGGACACCGGCACGGCGACCATCGTTGGCAAAAAAGGCCAGCAGGTCTGGACCGGCGGATGCGATGCCGAGGCGCTGAGCAAGGGCGTTTACGAAACCTACACGCAGGAGAATCTCCGCTACTCGCAGACGGCCCCGTTGGATATGTTTAAGGAGAAGAACACCGGCTGCAACCTGCCCGCGCAGATCGATCTCTATGCGACCGAAGGTGCCGCGTATAAGTTCCTTTTCGTCGCCAAGGGTGGTGGTTCGGCGAACAAGACCTACCTCTATCAAAAGACGAAGGCCGTGCTGAACCCGAAGGCGCTGGAGGCGTTTTGCATCGAGGCGATGAGCTCGCTCGGCACCGCAGCCTGCCCGCCGTATCACCTCACGTTCGTCATTGGCGGCACTTCGGCTGAAACCTGCCTGAAGACAGTCAAGATGGCGTCGACCAAGTTCCTCGACGAGCTACCGACGGAGGGCAATGACCACGGGCAGGGCTTCCGCGACCTGGAGTTTGAAGAGCTGCTTCTGCGCCGCGCGCGCGAGCTCGGCATTGGCGCCCAGTTTGGGGGTAAATATTTTGCGCTCGATGTGCGCGTGGTGCGTTTGCCGCGTCACGGTGCCTCGTGCCCGATCGGTATCGGCGTGTCTTGCTCGGCCGACCGCAATGCGAAGGCGAAGATCACTAAGGACGGCATTTTCCTGGAGCAGCTGGAGGAGAACCCCGGCCAATACATTCCGGACGCGATGCGCCAGATCAACGACGCTGACCAGGCGATCAAGATCGACCTCAACCAGCCGATGGCCGACATCCTGGCCGAGCTGACCAAGCATCCTGTCACGACGCGGTTGTCGCTCTCCGGCACGATCGTGGTTGCGCGCGACATTGCCCACGCCAAACTGCAGGAGCGGATCGACTCCGGCGAGGGCCTGCCCGATTACATTAAGAACCACCCGGTCTATTACGCCGGCCCGGCCAAAACGCCGAAGGGCTTTGCCTCGGGTTCGTTTGGTCCGACGACGGCTGGCCGCATGGATAGCTATGTGGGTCCGTTTCAGGCTGAAGGCGGCTCGATGGTGATGATCGCCAAGGGCAACCGCAGCAAGCAGGTGACGGATGCGTGTAACCAGTACGGCGGCTTTTATTTGGGCTCCATTGGTGGCCCGGCGGCGATCCTCGCGCAGAACAACATTAAGAAGGTCGAGGTGCTGGAGTATCCCGAGCTTGGTATGGAGGCGGTGTGGAAAATCGAAGTCGAGGACTTCCCCGCATTCATCCTCGTCGACGACAAGGGCAACGACTTCTTCCAGCAAATCAAAGGCTGCGCCGCCTGCTAAGGTGCAGTCTTAGGATCTCCGATGCTTTGCTCTGTCTATTAACTTTGCGATGCAGAGTTAATACTGGAAGAGGATGCCCATGGTGTTCTCTCGCTCGCGGTTCGCGAGGTCGTAGGCACTCTGGGCGTCTTGGAAATCGACGCGGTGCGTGATCATGTCGCTGGTGTTGAAACGCTGGTCTTGCAGATAATCGAAGAACAGCTCCACCGCCGGGCGCGTCTCGAAGAGGCCGTCGTGCGCGCCGACGATGCGAATGCCGTGCACGATGACGCGTGGTGACAGGTGCTGCGAGGCCGGTGAACCGGTGTCACCGAGCACGACCACCGTGCCCCGCGGGCGGCAGCATTCCAGTGCGCTTTCAAAGACGGCGGCGACGCCGGTGGTGTCGATCACGATGTCCGGTAACTCGCCGTCGAAGTGTGCGGGCATATCGTCGATCACGGCATCGATACGTTGGCCGATCACGGCGTGGGCACCACCGCGGGTAGCCATCTCTTGACGGAGCGGTAACGGGTCGACGAGCACTGTGCGCCGCGCGCCACACACGCGGGCCCAGCGCAACGCCATTTGGCCGATTGGCCCGCCGCCGATGACAAGCACTCGGCTGCCCAAGCGAATTTCGCCACTCACGGCACCGGTGTAAGCGATCTTGGCCAGTGCAAACCAAGCCGCCTCGTCCGTCGGCACATTGTCGGGAATCGGGATGATCCGGTCTATCCGGTTGGTCGTGTGCTCCTCCGCATGTGGAAGGCGGGCGGCGATTCTCTGGCCGGGCTTTAAGCCTGGCACATTGGCACCGGACTCAACGATCTCGCCAATCCACGAGTAGCCGGGCGTAAAGGGATACTTTGCCCACTCGTCCCAGTGGGTGCCGGGGTCGAACAGGCGGTTGTAAACGGTGTTTTCCGTGCCGGTGCTCATGAGGGAGCAAATGCCACGGGCGCGGATTTCATCGGGTGCCAGTGGCTTGGGGGCGATGGGGGCCAGGGCAAGCTGCTGCTTCCCGGTGAAGATGAGTTTCTGGGGCATGGCTAACTCTCTAGACCTGGCCATACTTGTTTGGCAAGTGTGTCTTGCCGGAAATGAAAAGCGCCGCCCAAATGGACGGCGCTTTGTGGTGCAAAGTGATTAGGTTTGCCGAGCGAGCTTAGTCCTTCTTTTGCTGATAGGAATAGTCGCGCAGGAGGAGCGTCAGGCTCTCAGCGGCTGCCGGCATGGATACGCGGCTACCGAGAATCCAGGCTGTGGTGATGTCTTCCTTGTCGTAAAGTTCGGCGTTGAACTTTTGGTTCGGCTTTACGATGCCACCGCTGAAGGCGACGCCAACGTCGAGGCCCTTGGTGGTTTCGTAGAGAAGGATGTCTGCCTTAGGCATGGTGCTGGCACCGAGAGAGGCACCGGTCGGGCCGGCAATGGCTTCGAGGCCTACGCCCCACTGGATCTCAGGGTCATCGAGGATGCCTTCGGCTTCGTGGTTCATCAGCACGGCGATGAGGTCCATCTGGCTGGCACCAATCTGCAGACCAAGGCTACCGGAGGCCACGGTGTAGAATGCGGGTGGGCTCCAGCTTTCGATGTTGTTCTTGAACGCCACACCGGCACCTTCGCTGGCACCGAGGATGATGCCGCCGCGGGTGATGCGGAAGATCATGATGGCGTCGGCTTCAGAAAGCACTTCATCGGGGATGCGCTTCTTGGGGTTTGCCTGATTCTTTTCGAAAATCTTGGTGGCCTCCGCGATGAAGGTCTCCAGTTGTTCGTCGGTCGCGCTGGCGGTATCGTCGGCCTGCGCGGCGCTCATCATCAAACCGGCTGCGAGGCCGGCAATCGTTAGCATTTTCTTCATAGCGTGTATCTGTTTGATTGGTGCGGAATCCTTATTGAGTAAGGTTCACACGATAGAGTGGTGAGTGGTCGGAAAATTCCCTCCCGTGTGCGATTAATCGGCGGTGGCGAGGTAAATTTCTTTGCCGAGAAACTTCGGCTCGGTGTTTAAAACGTGAATGTCCAGCACTGCCTTGACGCGGGCCAGCTGCTCGCGAACCTGTGTCTTGAAGCCAACGGCGTAGGACACGTCTTGCGCGGCGAAACCGGTCGCCTCCAGGCCGTGATGCTCGGCAATGTAAATGGCGCGCTCAATGTGGAAGGGCTGGGAAACAATGATGACCTCGTCGCAGCCGAAGATTTCCTTCGCGCGGACGACGGAGTCTAGCGTGCGGAAGCCGGCGTAGTCGCGGGCAATGTTGTCCTTGGGCACGCCACGCTTGATCAGGGCGAGCTTCATCGCCGTGCTTTCATCGTAGAAGTGATTTGGATTCGAGCCGCTAACGAGCAGCCGCTCGACTTTGCCAGCATGGTAAAGCTCGGCGGCGGCATCCATCCGGTGCTCGAAGTAGAGGTTGGGGCGGCCATCGGAGAGCTCAGGGCTGGTGCCCAAGACCAAGGCTACTTCGCTCGGCTGCACGGCGTCGACATTGCTGGCGATGCGTTCGGCCGCAGCGCCTTGCACGACGTAGCGCGCATAGAAGATGAGGCCGGTTGCCAAGGCTCCACCTAGCACGCCTGCGAGGAGCAGGCGGCGGGTCCAAAGCTTAATTCGTGCGCGGTCGATCATTCGGCACCAGCGGACATGATGGCGTTAATCTGGTCGTAAAGGTCGTCCATCAGGGGCGGGGCCGGAACTTCGCCGCTGATGATCTGGTTTACCTTTACGACGTTGCTGTAAACTTCGTTATTCAGGTCGATGTCGAGCTTCACGAAGGCACCACCCACGGTTGCGCCGGCAAAGGCGCCGTCGGACAGGGCGTAAACATAAATGTCGGACTTGGGCAGCTTGTCATTGGCGGCGGCGGCGTGGTCGGGGCCGGCGGTGGCGCTGGCCTTGGCGTCGAGCTCCACCTTGTCGCCCGTGAAGGCGAGGATGGCCTCATTGGTGTTGAGCACGTAAACGTAGTCCACGGTTTCCACGCCGAGCTGGAGGCCGATGGAGCCGCCACCGGTGTTAAATGCAGAGGGTGCCGACCAGCCGTCGCCGGTCTTGGCGATCACAATGCCGTCACCGCTTTGGCCGCCGATGCCGATGCCGCCGCGAGTGACGGAGGCGATGGCCAGACCCTTGCAGTTTTGCAGCACAATGGCGGGGATGGATTTATCCGTCTCCTGCATTTGGCTGACGGTGGCCTCGGCCTTGACGATGAGCTTGTTCATCGCGTCCGGCTTGGGGCCGGCGGGACCCTCTGCCTGAAGCGAGGGCATCAGTAAAGCGACTGTAGCGAGGAATGTGGTGGTGTATTTGTTTAGCATGGGTTAATACTAAAAGGATTTTTACGGGATGCGCAATGGGTGTTGTGGCTATTTTTTCTTCAGCAGCAGGGCTTATTCCGGGTCGCTTTTGCCCCAGCCCTCGGGCATGGAGGTGCCTTCCTTGGCCTGCCGCCAGAGGTAACGCCCAAAGGCCTGCATGACAAAGTAGTGCACCACGGCCTGTGTGCATTCGTAGATCCACCACGGCAGGCGCGGGGCAAAGCCGTGGATTGCCGCAATGAGGCAGAAGTTCTCCGGGAAGATGCGAAACTCGAACCGCCCCGGCGGGTCCACCTTGCGCGCCAGGAAGCCGCCCGAGATATAAAACGCGCGCCGCCGGCCACCCCCGCGGGTGTAGGGCGTGGGCGTCAGCTCCAGCAGCATCAGCTTAAAGCCGAGCAACTGCAGCATGAAGCGGATGGTGTTGTTCTCGTCGCGGGTGACGTTGATCAGGTGGATGGACTTATCGGTGAGCCATTGGCCGTAAACCTGCGCGATGTAAGGCGCGTCCCAACCCGAGGGCAGGGGCATGCGCTGGACGGAGCGCACGCGTCGCGCTTTTTTAATGAGCTTGTCGTCGGTTTTTTGCGTGAGGCTGCGTGGGTTGGGCAACGGTTCGCCGTTGGTGTCAACCGAGCTGTAGAGCGATTCCTCGAAGTCGATGGCGCCGGGCTTGATCTCGTCCATCAGCGGGTTGTCCTTGGCGCGCAGGCTGTGGCTGAGGCTTTCCAAGAGTGGGTTGACGAGTTGCGAGGACACGCCGCTGAGCGCTGCGACCCATTGCCGCGATATGGAAAACCAGTTGACCGGCACATCGAAGCTGATCGGCTTGCGGTCGAGTATCTTGGCCGTGCGCAAAATCATCTCCCGATACGTCATCGGCTCGTGCCCGCCCAGGTCGTAGGTGCCGTTCCAATACTCGCGCTTTTCCAGAGCGAGATCGAACGCGCGAATCGCGTCGCGAATGTCGATGGACTGCGTCTCTGAATACGTCCACTTCGGCATCAGCATGATGGGCAACCGGCGCACGAGATTGATTAAAATCCGCAGCGACGAACCGCCCGGCCCAATGATCAGGCCTGCGCGCAACACCGTTACCGGGACGCTGCGACTGCGCAGCACGTGCTCCACCTCCTGACGGCTGCGCAGGTGCGGCGAGAGGTAGTCGTCGTCCGGGATCAGCCCGCCGAGATAGATAATGTGCTTCACGCCGGTGGCTTCAGCGGCGCGGACAAAGTTATCGGCCAGCAGCAGGTCGAGGTCTTCGAATTTTGCTTGCACGAGACGACTCGATGGCAGCATCGAATGCACCAGATAAATGGCGTAGTCCGCGCCCTCCATGGCCTCCTCCACCCGGGGCAGCGAATACAGATCGCATAAGCGCCAGGTCGTGTTGTCCCGCGTGCTGTGCTGGTTAACGATCGCCTCTGACCGCGTCAACGCGCGCCAGCGATAGCGGTCGGAGAGGGCAATGCGCAGACTCGCGCCGACAAAGCCACTGGCCCCGGCGAGCACCACGGTCGGTTGATCATCCGGCTCGCGCGACGGCGGTGTCTCCACGTCCGGGGCGAAATCCTGCACAACGCGGCGCGCATAATCATGGTCAGTAGCCTCGCCCATAGCCAACGACCTTAGCCCCGCCGTGCGGTGTGGTCAATTCGCGAGTAGTGATTTCACTGTGTGCTCAAGTCGAGCCTCATTGGCTATCGGTGTTTCAAGAATTCTCCGATAGTCATGTCGATGTCAGCGGAAATTTTTCTCAGCAGCGAGGGCGAAATATCCTGACCTTTATGGAGTGGTACTGTGGTGCCGCGACCGTCGGCGTGGCGAAACTGTTTATGCGAGCCGCGTTGGCGAACTTCTACAAAGCCCAGAGCGATCAATATTTTTATCACTTCCTGGGGTTTGAGGACTGGAACGTTGCCCATTTAAACCGCTAGAGTTTGTGTTCCAATGAATTGTCCCTCAAGTATTGGTTCGCCATCCTCTAAAAGCATGGCGATGACTTCCTGCATGTTTTCGCGAAGTTCATCAAGGGTGGTGCCTTGTGAATGGGCACCTGGGAATCCTGGTACGTAGCCGACATAAAGCCCAGTTTCGGTGCACTTTTCTACGACTGCCGTGTATGAATTCATGTTGTTAATACTATTTATTCAGGGGGCAAAGTCAATACAGTCATACCTAATTAGCGGCTAATGCGTATTCGTTGGCAGCAAATATATTTATTTCCGCGTGGAGCATTATGTTTGGCCCCAAGGATACTGGGCCTAGCCTGAATCTCGATACTGGAATGAGAAAATGGCTAGATGGCACGGATTATTGGAGCGCAATGGCGTGTAACTACTTTGTCGCAAATACAGAAATCCGTTGACGCCGTGATTTTATTAGTTACGCCCTGATGGAATGCGGCTCATCGAACAAGCGACTCTCTACACCCGGTTGGGGGGCGCTGTTCAGTTGTATCAGGTGGACCTCTGCGATAACGGAGACGGCGAGTATGTCGTTAACTATCGATGGGGTAAGCTGGGCTCGGTTTACAAGGAGAGCTCGCGCACGGTATTTCCGGTCGCGTTGCCTGAGGCGCAGCGGATCTTTCAAGCGCTGGTCGAGGAGAAGCTGGCGGCGGGCTATGCCACGAGCCAGGAAGCATTGCAGGCACCTGTCGACGGTGAGGCAAGCCCTGCGGCAAACGAGCCCGTGGAAACGCCCAATGCCGAGCCGACGACGCAACCGCCACCGCCCGGGATAAATACTCATCCACGCGCGGACACGGTCTTGGCTCATTTGGCAGCTGCGGCAGATGGCCGCTCGCCGCGCACGTCTTGGAAGCTGTCGCGCATCATTTGGCGCGCAGGGGAGCTAGGCTTGGTTGAAGCGGTTTCGCATCTGTTACGCATCGGGCTTAAGGGCGAGCATTTCCACGACTACTCCCTGCTTTGGTCGCTCGCACGCTTGGGTTCGGCGGACGCCATTCCCCTGCTTCGCGAGACGTTTGACGAAGCAAAGTTCCCCACCGATGATTTGCAACGCGTCGCCGCCGAGGGTCTGATGCGCTGTCTGCCGGCTGCCGAACAGCGGGCCTTTGCCCAGCAGTTGGTCAAGCACCTGCCCGCGAAACTCAAGGACGAAGCGCTAACCGCCACGGCTGAGCAATTGGCCATGCGATTGGCTGAGGTTTGCCAGCGCAGTCAGGAGGCCTGCGATTTCCTTTATGTCGTTTCGCTGCTGAGCGAGGTCCATCCGCCGGTGAGCGCGGGCATGGCGCTCTTTTGTCAGCAGGTGCCTTTGCGGAGTAATCTGTTCCGTGCGATTCGCTGGCTGTTCAAGGCGGCGGAATTGCGCCGTGACGCCGAGCTGTTTGCGGTGCTCAGCTACCGTTTTGAGACGAGTTACCAGAACTACAATTCCCCGCTCTGGGGTGACACCGTATACAAGGACGGGCAGGTGATTCGCAAGGTCAGTAAGGAGCTTAAAAAGCCGAACAGCCGTCTGGCGTATTCGGACAAAACACGGACGGCCTTTCGCCGCCGCGCGGCGAGGAGCATTCACCGCCTGGGAGACGCTGGCAGCACAGACTATGTCGCCATGGCCACAGCGCTGCTGCTCCAGTTCGATGACGACGTCGATGCCAAGCAGCCCTACAACACGACGAACTATGATTACAGTGGCGGCTGGCGCAATGTGGTGACGATACATACGCACTACGATGCCTATTCTGAGTTCCTGGCATTCAACCAGATTTTACACGCCAACAGCCCGCGATTCGAGCTGGCCAAAAATCGCCTCAAATGGAAATGCCGCAGTGGTTATCGCCCCGGGCAGCCCCCGCCTGAGCAGCGCGAAGAAGCCTTCCCGGAGCTTTGGGACGACTCGCCGGATGCGGTGATCCGCCTGCTCGCGCAGTCCCGCTGCGAACGGGTGCACGAGTTTGCCGTGCGGGTTTTCCGCGCTAATTTGGAGGCCTTTGCGCCGCGTGTGAAAGTGGCCGATTTGATTAGCTGGTTGGCGCGCTCCAGCGAGCAAACGCAGACGCTCGCTCTGGACATCGCCATGGCGCAATTCAACCCCGAGAAGCCGTCCTACGAACTCGTGTTGGCCTTGCTGGATTGCGCGTTGGGCCGCGCCCGCGACACGGCGTTGGGCTGGGTGCGCGCGCAGCCGCAAAAGTTTTTGCCCGAGAGTTTGTTTACCGCTGCTTTGCTGACGTCCCCCTATGCGGACGTGCGTGCGACGGCATGCGAGCTCTTGCAACCTGATTCGCTCAGCGAATCAGCATGGGACATCGCCTTGGCGAGGGTGGTCTCGATCCTGATCGATTCCGCGGCTGACGATGGTTTCGCCGAGCGTATCGACGCCGTGCGTGAAGCACTGGACGCCGTCGCGGGCCCGGCCATCGGGCGAATGCCCTTCAGCGTGATTGAGGATCTGCTGCGCCAGCCGGACGCGGCCTACCATGGCCTGGCGGCATCGTTTTTACAGGCGCGTCCGAGCGGCCCCTCGGAGTATCCATCAGGCACGTTGACGCTTCTCATAGAGAGCGCATCGCCCGTTGCACGGCGCATTGGCACGGAGCTGTTTGCACGGTTTAGCGATGAAGAACTGGCCCAGCGCCAGGACGTCGTGGCCAGCCTTTGCCTTTCGTCGCATGCGGAAATTCGTGATGCGGTGCAGGCAGTCGTGGCGCGCTTGGCG
This window harbors:
- a CDS encoding SulP family inorganic anion transporter; protein product: MIDIRQWWRSRGLDLFPLRKTLREYNLKKAKADLGAAVNVALLDFPQGMAYALIAGLPVQIGIFCSSLASITGPLLASSRFVMLGPTNATAVMLLSTFLTLGYTPAQSVIALPFLLILVGAFMIIGSFFKVATITQYISRAVVIGYISAAACLIIVNQLKTVFGLHVPRAGTFAESMWNFAIGLVEADWASTTNWHAIGVGVLTLVIYYTLAKTVKKKISGLPTVAVTLVIMGGLTAALKPAGLGVEMLAPVNASDWPLSVPHFNWNELNILANAAMAIAFLSLLESSSIAKTLAAQAGDRIDLNQQMLSMGAANMVCAFGSGMTVSGSLTRSVLNYKSGAKTAMSSIFSGALLIGGLFLLGGMIQYIPRPALAALVITVGISLINRDHIKLMLKTTKSDAAVFLATFVGGLILPLDTAIYLGAAASMMFFIRKAARPDLKEISFAESGELIEKDSQHDRPEIAIVHVEGDLFFASSDLFLEQVRRLAEHPTQKAIILRLRNAYHLDATVAMSLQQLITLARDKGCEILVSGAHEDIERVFRQSELMTLLGEENFFRYSPGNPNVSTRDALKRAQQITGIDSADITIFAADNKK
- a CDS encoding fumarate hydratase; translation: MPTPEFHYQDVLPLGEDPTQYRLLTKEGVSVAEFDGKEVLKVTPEALTFLAREAFKDISFKLRPAHLQQVAAILDDEEASENDRMVALTLLRNAEVAAHGILPFCQDTGTATIVGKKGQQVWTGGCDAEALSKGVYETYTQENLRYSQTAPLDMFKEKNTGCNLPAQIDLYATEGAAYKFLFVAKGGGSANKTYLYQKTKAVLNPKALEAFCIEAMSSLGTAACPPYHLTFVIGGTSAETCLKTVKMASTKFLDELPTEGNDHGQGFRDLEFEELLLRRARELGIGAQFGGKYFALDVRVVRLPRHGASCPIGIGVSCSADRNAKAKITKDGIFLEQLEENPGQYIPDAMRQINDADQAIKIDLNQPMADILAELTKHPVTTRLSLSGTIVVARDIAHAKLQERIDSGEGLPDYIKNHPVYYAGPAKTPKGFASGSFGPTTAGRMDSYVGPFQAEGGSMVMIAKGNRSKQVTDACNQYGGFYLGSIGGPAAILAQNNIKKVEVLEYPELGMEAVWKIEVEDFPAFILVDDKGNDFFQQIKGCAAC
- a CDS encoding zinc-dependent alcohol dehydrogenase, which encodes MPQKLIFTGKQQLALAPIAPKPLAPDEIRARGICSLMSTGTENTVYNRLFDPGTHWDEWAKYPFTPGYSWIGEIVESGANVPGLKPGQRIAARLPHAEEHTTNRIDRIIPIPDNVPTDEAAWFALAKIAYTGAVSGEIRLGSRVLVIGGGPIGQMALRWARVCGARRTVLVDPLPLRQEMATRGGAHAVIGQRIDAVIDDMPAHFDGELPDIVIDTTGVAAVFESALECCRPRGTVVVLGDTGSPASQHLSPRVIVHGIRIVGAHDGLFETRPAVELFFDYLQDQRFNTSDMITHRVDFQDAQSAYDLANRERENTMGILFQY
- a CDS encoding lipid-binding SYLF domain-containing protein → MKKMLTIAGLAAGLMMSAAQADDTASATDEQLETFIAEATKIFEKNQANPKKRIPDEVLSEADAIMIFRITRGGIILGASEGAGVAFKNNIESWSPPAFYTVASGSLGLQIGASQMDLIAVLMNHEAEGILDDPEIQWGVGLEAIAGPTGASLGASTMPKADILLYETTKGLDVGVAFSGGIVKPNQKFNAELYDKEDITTAWILGSRVSMPAAAESLTLLLRDYSYQQKKD
- a CDS encoding SanA/YdcF family protein encodes the protein MIDRARIKLWTRRLLLAGVLGGALATGLIFYARYVVQGAAAERIASNVDAVQPSEVALVLGTSPELSDGRPNLYFEHRMDAAAELYHAGKVERLLVSGSNPNHFYDESTAMKLALIKRGVPKDNIARDYAGFRTLDSVVRAKEIFGCDEVIIVSQPFHIERAIYIAEHHGLEATGFAAQDVSYAVGFKTQVREQLARVKAVLDIHVLNTEPKFLGKEIYLATAD
- a CDS encoding lipid-binding SYLF domain-containing protein codes for the protein MLNKYTTTFLATVALLMPSLQAEGPAGPKPDAMNKLIVKAEATVSQMQETDKSIPAIVLQNCKGLAIASVTRGGIGIGGQSGDGIVIAKTGDGWSAPSAFNTGGGSIGLQLGVETVDYVYVLNTNEAILAFTGDKVELDAKASATAGPDHAAAANDKLPKSDIYVYALSDGAFAGATVGGAFVKLDIDLNNEVYSNVVKVNQIISGEVPAPPLMDDLYDQINAIMSAGAE
- a CDS encoding NAD(P)H-binding protein, whose amino-acid sequence is MGEATDHDYARRVVQDFAPDVETPPSREPDDQPTVVLAGASGFVGASLRIALSDRYRWRALTRSEAIVNQHSTRDNTTWRLCDLYSLPRVEEAMEGADYAIYLVHSMLPSSRLVQAKFEDLDLLLADNFVRAAEATGVKHIIYLGGLIPDDDYLSPHLRSRQEVEHVLRSRSVPVTVLRAGLIIGPGGSSLRILINLVRRLPIMLMPKWTYSETQSIDIRDAIRAFDLALEKREYWNGTYDLGGHEPMTYREMILRTAKILDRKPISFDVPVNWFSISRQWVAALSGVSSQLVNPLLESLSHSLRAKDNPLMDEIKPGAIDFEESLYSSVDTNGEPLPNPRSLTQKTDDKLIKKARRVRSVQRMPLPSGWDAPYIAQVYGQWLTDKSIHLINVTRDENNTIRFMLQLLGFKLMLLELTPTPYTRGGGRRRAFYISGGFLARKVDPPGRFEFRIFPENFCLIAAIHGFAPRLPWWIYECTQAVVHYFVMQAFGRYLWRQAKEGTSMPEGWGKSDPE
- a CDS encoding type II toxin-antitoxin system HicA family toxin is translated as MGNVPVLKPQEVIKILIALGFVEVRQRGSHKQFRHADGRGTTVPLHKGQDISPSLLRKISADIDMTIGEFLKHR
- a CDS encoding type II toxin-antitoxin system HicB family antitoxin, yielding MNSYTAVVEKCTETGLYVGYVPGFPGAHSQGTTLDELRENMQEVIAMLLEDGEPILEGQFIGTQTLAV